The sequence below is a genomic window from Bernardetia sp..
ATAGAGCGCATGTCAATCAAACAACAGGCATAGACTGGAAAGACATAAAATTAACCCTTTCTACAGCAGACCCAACTCAAAGTACTGAGATACCTGAATTTTATGCTCAACACTTGAAAATTTATCAGCCTATTGCAATGGCTGGATATGCTGCTGGAGTTCAATCATCCTATAAAAAAAAAGAAAGTGTAGAAGAAGATGCTAGTTGGGACGATGGAGATTGGGGAGATGATGATGAGTTAGAAGAAGCAAAAGCAGAGTCTATTGCTGATAATACTACGGTTAAGGAGACGGCTTTAGCTTCCGAATTTGAAATAAAACTGCCTTATACAATTCTCTCTGATGGCAGAAAACAACTGGTAGAAGTTTCCAATATCGATGTAGATACAGATTATCAGTACACTGTTTTTGCAGGAAAGCAAAAGGAAGGTTTCCTAATGGCAAATCTTTCTGACTGGCAGCAATATCAACTTGTTTCGGGAGATGTCAATATTTATTTTGAAAATAAATTTGTGGGCAAGAGCTATCTTGATACACAAGATTCTGGAGATACATTAGCTGTCTCTTTAGGAAAGGATAGCCGAATTGTAGCTGAAAAAATCACACTTAAAGACAAAAACAAACGTAAATTTATTGGTTCAAATGTAAAAGAAGCAAAGGCTTACGAAGTTATTGTTAAAAATAATTTGAGTCGCAAAGTAAATGTAAAAGTAATAGACCAAATTCCTCTTTCTATGGATAGCCGAATTGAAGTCGAAACAGAAAATCTAAGTGGAGGGCAACTCAATAGCCGAACAGGGCAAGTCATTTGGAATACAGAACTTTCTGCTTCTGATTCTAAGACCTTTAAATTGGAATACACTATCAAATATCCGAAAGGAAAACAGTTAGAAACTAATTTTGTGGAAACTAACTAAATTATTTTGATGTTATGCTAAAACTCACCCAAAATAGCTCAGAAATTTTAGAGCTTTCTATCAACTATGCCAAAAATTTTTTAGTAGTTGCCTTTTTTGTAGCACTTGCTTTTATGGTCGTTCTTGCCTTTGCTTACGAACACATTTCTTTAGAGGCTAATCTTTCAAAAGATACACTCAAAACAAGTCATTTTAGGTTTTTTAGTGGTTTCAAAACAAAAGAGTTTCGTCTATCTTCTATTAGAAAAATAGATTTAGGAAGTAGTAGTTCGAAAATGAGAAGCCAAAAGTATAATTATGAAAATCCTATCTTGATTTTGAATAATGGCGAACAAATAAAATTATTAAGTGGCAAAAGACAGGTGGGTTTTAGCTCTAGCTTTACAGAAGAGTTTAATCGCTTTTTGCAACAAAGAAACCAAACTTCTTTCAAAACAACAGAAAGGTATTTTGGCGTTTTGTCTGCTATCATTTTGATTCCGACAGGGATAGTTATTCTAATTCTTTTGGCTTTAGGTTTTTTTGTAGGGAATACGAATTATATTTTTGATAAGAATAAAAATCAATACTTTGTTAAATATTCTTCGCCTCTAAAACAAAATAAACAAGGAAATTTATCAGAAATTAAAAATATATTGCTACTCAAAAAAGTAGAACATCCTACCTTTGATTATCAAGCAGGACTGCATTTGGAGCTTTCCAATCACAAGACAATTATGATAATTACATCTGCCGAACTTTCTTCGAATCCACCCACTGAAAAGGCTATACGACTAAAACAAAATGCAGAAAAAATGGCTCATTTTTTAAATGTTGAGGTAAAGCAAAAATAGTGTTTTTATAGCTTGTTGAACAGATTTTATGGGTGTACGACAAATTTCCCTGTTTATAAAACATTCAATATTTCGTTGCGCTGCAACTCTATTTTTTGTGCTTTTTTATTCTACCAACCAGAACGTTGCTCTGCAACTTGTATTGTATAAAGGTAGAAATGTCAGCTACTTTAAGCTGAAAGCTAATAAAAATGTGTTTTTTGTAAAAAAAGCATAGAAAAAGTTGCAGCGCAACATCCTATTTGTAGAGTGGATTATGATAGTTTATTTGAGAGTTGCAGCGCAACGAAATGTAAAGGGTATTTTTTTGCTATAAAACAAAAAGGGATTTTGGTCGTATATCTGATTTTATCTTCTATCTCTCCAGTTATTTCTACGGTTGAGTTTCAAGTCTTGTAGAAGTGTTGATTTTACACGTAAATCTAAGGTATAACCACGACGAAAGCCTACTGGTGTCCAACTGACACGCAATTCCCAACAATGTAAATCTCTATGAATGTTGAAAGTAGCATCCGAAATTTCATTTAGCTCTAAGTCATAACTTGCATTATAGCTCACTTTCCATCTAGGTGTAACATTAACATCACCATTAAAAGACAAGTTTTGACTAGCATCTCCTTTTATTAGCCCTGTTTGTCTGTAATTCCAGTTGTAGGAAAGACTGATTGACCAAGGCACATCAAAATCTACATAGAGGTTTCTGTTCTGATTAATAAAATCCAAATCGGCTTGAGAAATAGCTTCATTACTTGCCTCATCTTCATTATCACTTTTAAATCCGTCTGCTGAAAGTGAAGTATTTAATGAAATACCTAGTGTATTGAGCGTTCCGATACTCAAACCTTCTTGCCAAGCAAATCTATTTATTCTGCGTTGCTGACTAACTTCTCCTGTAAGAGAGTCTCTTACTAAAACATCGTACTGATAAGGGTCTATGGAAGCTCTGATATTTACTCCAATCTTATTTTTGAAAAGAGAAGTTCTCATGTTTGCACCAATGTTGCTCAAATTGAAGGAGTCAGCTGCTAAATTATAGGCTGTAGAAAAGTCAAAACTATCTAAGATTTTTAGTTTCTCATCTTTTCCTTCTTTGTTTTCTACTTTTGCTTCTAATGTATTTCTAAGAGAAAAAGAAACTGTTCCAGACTCTCCAGCAGAAGGCGAACCATAAATGCCATTCATACGAGGGATACGCTGTGTTGTGCCATCTTCGCTTATCTGTACCTCTTGATAAAAACCAAAACGAGGGTCGCTAAAGTCGGGTTGATAGCTTAGGGAGATAGTCGGAATCATTGTATGACGCAACGCCTTAAATTTCTGACTTTTAAATAAAAAAGTAGAGTAGAAAGTAGTTGTAAAGTCTATTGAAGCATTGTAAGAATAAAAATGTGAAAAGCCCTGTTCTGTAGTAGTTCGGACAGTATCTTTTTGAATCCACTCATACGAGTTTTTGCTACCATAAAATACTTGATTGAAATTAGCACTAGGGTTCATCTTGAAATAACGCAAAAAAGTAACCGAAGTAGAAAGAGGAATAGCATGTTTAAATCCCCATTTTAAATTGTCAAGTATTTCTGGGACATTGGCAAAATCGAAGGCAAGTGTGTCGTTAGTGCTTCTTTGGTCGGAAGGAACTTTAAAATTTCCTTTGATACTACTTTGAAGAAGGTTTGAAACTTCTGCTTGTCCATCTAAACGATAAGAAAGTCCGAGTTGAGCAAGTGGTGATTGAGAGTTTTTGACTAATTTTCGAAGTGGAAAAATACGATTCATGCTCAAATTGGCTTGAGATGAAACATTGGTTATCTTAGATTGTAAGTTTTGGTTGTGGCGAAGACTTCCAGAAAAAACAAAAGGCGTTCCTGTAAATGTTTTGCTATAATTAACCCCTGAATTGACAGAAGCCTGTGTATAGTCGTTTGGATTGAAGGAATTTCGCTCATTAAATTGTGAGGTCATGATATTTACATTAGCTGAAAATGAAGACGAACCTCTTGACTTTGGTGTATGCGACCACGTAAGGCGAAAATCATTGCTAGTACTCTCGTCAATTCCTCTTTCTTCGGCTCTGATAGTATTCATTCTAAAGTCGAAATTACCATCATAATAATATCGTTTTTTGTATCGGCTACGCACAGATGCACCATAAACCCCTTTTGAGTAAGCTTCGCCTAAAAAAGTAAGGTCTATGTGGTCGCTTATAGCCCAATAATATCCTCCATCTCTAAGAAAAAAACCACGTTCTTGAGTTTCTCCATAACTAGGAACAATAATTCCAGAAGTACGAGTTTTGGGAACAGGCAAAATTCCGAAAGGAAATCCAACAGGAGTTGGAATATCCATAATCTCTAACTGAAAAGGTCCTGAAACAATTTGTTTGTTTTCTATTACTTTTAATTTTTTTGAGCGAATGCGAAAGTGTGGATGCGAAGTGTTTTGGCAAGTAGTATATGAGCCTTCCACACCATTCAAATTTCCTTCTGCATCACGTTTTCCTTTCTCTAGCAATAAAAAACCTTCGCC
It includes:
- a CDS encoding DUF4139 domain-containing protein; protein product: VKEKQQENDNLIRRLQKDLSRMLNKSTYSNDLTVDVPSGEVIVSLEAKSNVSVDFVLQYLVTNVYWNPIYDFRAEEVGKPMQISYRAHVNQTTGIDWKDIKLTLSTADPTQSTEIPEFYAQHLKIYQPIAMAGYAAGVQSSYKKKESVEEDASWDDGDWGDDDELEEAKAESIADNTTVKETALASEFEIKLPYTILSDGRKQLVEVSNIDVDTDYQYTVFAGKQKEGFLMANLSDWQQYQLVSGDVNIYFENKFVGKSYLDTQDSGDTLAVSLGKDSRIVAEKITLKDKNKRKFIGSNVKEAKAYEVIVKNNLSRKVNVKVIDQIPLSMDSRIEVETENLSGGQLNSRTGQVIWNTELSASDSKTFKLEYTIKYPKGKQLETNFVETN
- a CDS encoding putative LPS assembly protein LptD → MTVRFLLRIIYKSFMRFRILFIFCFTISLFSGFSAVAQDIKPLTISLDSLNKLNALKQQTALDSLEKAEEADTLGRPAASGDFTAIVKYSATDSIKYDFKTQSITLYNKAEIDYTNINLKSNRIALDWNTNELTATGLEDSLGKLTETPVFKQGDDEYKAKKIRYNFVSERAVVSEIVKKEGEGFLLLEKGKRDAEGNLNGVEGSYTTCQNTSHPHFRIRSKKLKVIENKQIVSGPFQLEIMDIPTPVGFPFGILPVPKTRTSGIIVPSYGETQERGFFLRDGGYYWAISDHIDLTFLGEAYSKGVYGASVRSRYKKRYYYDGNFDFRMNTIRAEERGIDESTSNDFRLTWSHTPKSRGSSSFSANVNIMTSQFNERNSFNPNDYTQASVNSGVNYSKTFTGTPFVFSGSLRHNQNLQSKITNVSSQANLSMNRIFPLRKLVKNSQSPLAQLGLSYRLDGQAEVSNLLQSSIKGNFKVPSDQRSTNDTLAFDFANVPEILDNLKWGFKHAIPLSTSVTFLRYFKMNPSANFNQVFYGSKNSYEWIQKDTVRTTTEQGFSHFYSYNASIDFTTTFYSTFLFKSQKFKALRHTMIPTISLSYQPDFSDPRFGFYQEVQISEDGTTQRIPRMNGIYGSPSAGESGTVSFSLRNTLEAKVENKEGKDEKLKILDSFDFSTAYNLAADSFNLSNIGANMRTSLFKNKIGVNIRASIDPYQYDVLVRDSLTGEVSQQRRINRFAWQEGLSIGTLNTLGISLNTSLSADGFKSDNEDEASNEAISQADLDFINQNRNLYVDFDVPWSISLSYNWNYRQTGLIKGDASQNLSFNGDVNVTPRWKVSYNASYDLELNEISDATFNIHRDLHCWELRVSWTPVGFRRGYTLDLRVKSTLLQDLKLNRRNNWRDRR